One genomic segment of Bifidobacterium breve DSM 20213 = JCM 1192 includes these proteins:
- a CDS encoding NAD(P)(+) transhydrogenase (Re/Si-specific) subunit beta: protein MTSATVGAIDIVAWFVYLFSAVLFVVGLHFMNSPKTARKGNQISAFGMVVAVLMAFIVLFAKGFVNVVAVVVLVVGILIGAVAGVVSAKKVKMTDMPQLVSVFNTVGGGAAALVALNDILTKEGTPDIVVLITAGLGILIGSVTFTGSLIAAGKLQGIKWVKKLTMPGKGVWNILFIVLTIASFVMLCVQPERRLLWSILTTVFALCYGLVFVIPIGGADMPVVISVLNACTGTAVAMSGLAIDNVALIVAGALVGSAGVTLSILMAQAMNRPLLSVLAGGFGGGSDAAAAGDGPEGTMKETTADDLAVQLVYAQKVIFVPGFGLAQAQAQRELADLGELLKGHGVEVSYAIHPVAGRMPGHMNVLLAEANVPYEELVDLDEINPQFPQANVALVVGANDVTNPAARRPGTPVSGMPILDVDKSQNVVVMKRGRGMGYAGIQNELYFEGNTQMLFGDAKASLQAVIAAVKELIS, encoded by the coding sequence ATGACCTCCGCAACCGTTGGAGCCATCGACATCGTCGCATGGTTCGTCTACCTGTTCTCCGCCGTCCTGTTCGTGGTCGGTCTGCATTTCATGAACTCGCCGAAGACCGCCCGAAAGGGTAACCAAATCTCCGCGTTCGGCATGGTCGTGGCCGTGCTCATGGCATTCATCGTGCTCTTCGCCAAGGGCTTCGTGAACGTTGTGGCCGTGGTGGTGCTGGTCGTCGGCATCCTGATCGGTGCCGTGGCCGGTGTCGTCTCTGCCAAGAAGGTGAAGATGACCGACATGCCGCAGCTGGTCTCCGTGTTCAACACCGTGGGTGGTGGCGCCGCCGCGCTCGTGGCCCTGAACGACATCCTGACCAAGGAAGGCACTCCGGACATCGTGGTGCTCATCACCGCTGGCCTAGGCATTCTCATCGGCTCCGTGACCTTCACCGGATCGCTGATCGCAGCCGGCAAGCTGCAGGGCATCAAGTGGGTCAAGAAGCTCACCATGCCGGGCAAGGGCGTGTGGAACATCCTGTTCATCGTGCTGACCATCGCCAGCTTTGTCATGCTGTGCGTCCAGCCCGAGCGGCGACTGCTCTGGTCGATCCTGACCACCGTGTTCGCCCTGTGCTACGGCCTGGTCTTCGTGATCCCGATCGGCGGCGCCGACATGCCCGTCGTCATCTCCGTGCTCAACGCCTGCACTGGTACGGCCGTGGCCATGTCCGGTCTGGCGATTGACAATGTCGCCCTGATCGTGGCCGGCGCGCTCGTCGGTTCCGCCGGTGTGACCCTATCCATTCTCATGGCTCAGGCCATGAACCGTCCGCTGCTGTCTGTGCTGGCCGGTGGCTTTGGTGGCGGCTCCGATGCCGCCGCTGCTGGCGACGGTCCGGAAGGCACCATGAAGGAAACCACTGCCGACGATCTGGCTGTTCAGCTTGTTTACGCGCAGAAGGTCATCTTCGTACCCGGCTTCGGCTTGGCTCAGGCTCAGGCCCAGCGCGAGCTCGCCGACCTCGGCGAACTGCTCAAGGGCCACGGCGTGGAAGTCTCCTACGCCATTCACCCGGTCGCAGGCCGTATGCCCGGCCACATGAACGTGCTGCTGGCTGAAGCCAACGTGCCTTACGAAGAGCTCGTGGATCTCGATGAGATTAACCCGCAGTTCCCGCAGGCCAATGTGGCCTTGGTTGTGGGCGCCAACGATGTGACCAACCCGGCTGCCCGTCGCCCTGGCACCCCGGTTTCCGGTATGCCGATTCTCGACGTTGACAAGTCCCAGAACGTCGTGGTCATGAAGCGTGGCCGTGGTATGGGCTATGCCGGCATCCAGAACGAGCTGTACTTCGAAGGCAACACGCAGATGTTGTTCGGCGACGCCAAGGCCAGTCTGCAGGCCGTGATCGCTGCGGTCAAGGAGCTCATCAGCTGA